One Etheostoma spectabile isolate EspeVRDwgs_2016 chromosome 12, UIUC_Espe_1.0, whole genome shotgun sequence genomic window carries:
- the LOC116698631 gene encoding zinc finger protein 569, translating to MRNGSSYRRTQRGDWSGFSSCSKSTGSDLKNRPGLISLFVMNTLLMTALSWLQGLARSILKPSAVPSVCVKSEPDEPEPDQEPEGTIEVVLQCDQLSTCDSPYSYSEESESTSTAAQESPAPSDASDSFEADYGQMLQQIVNIDVIREKAALLHTKGKYVVNEKRLLKLFSHKCPSCGSKVRMEKVTHGVLIILNQQCLQCDYSNQWKSQVNASVPTAEDQQLTEVVEVDLTPETQQTVSTDDNSQTFSDEKRDYTGETEESDDESDRNSDEDWNPAEDLLMANELHDESEDETGEEEEEDDLPFASKYSQLCTECGKFFNKQKPHTCEHKMKPYACNVCGRRFISDTALNLHSKIHDANYELPCKYCHVTFKTKVDKITHQQIHLSEEKPYKCPDCSETFATNKQRRIHREDHGGPPQLKCHICGIEFTRPYILQRHLAVHTGEKPFKCSVCQRGFNQPSHLKSHMRLHTGERPFKCQHCDKSFNHNVSLKSHVQRYHSSNSGHEQKTGKINQTVSDSGHAQENVNMRGADFERDKDVKLQKQSKVMATRKRRSSGRPIGRPKRNVAGNVVPAGEMQGQPLNTKTARDKVRKLQRTRCSDEESEDEPTESDVSFHSTEEEEEESSEKVTMRVSKPRGKAKHSDGDSDFEPQERKKKRYSRQTSGKSSGKGRGNPRKNQVVKDM from the exons GTTCAGTTCCTGTTCGAAGTCAACGGGCAGCGACTTAAAGAATCGTCCTGGACTGATATCACTATTTGTAATGAACACTTTACTAATGACTGCTTTGAGCTGGCTCCAGGGACTGGCACGGTCCATTCTAAAGCCCAGTGCAGTCCCATCAGTGTGTGTCAAGTCCGAGCCAGACGAACCAGAGCCGGATCAG GAGCCTGAAGGAACCATAGaagttgttttgcaatgtgATCAACTGAGCACATGTGACAGTCCATATTCCTATTCCGAAGAATCAGAATCAACTTCAACGG ctgCCCAAGAAAGCCCTGCACCGAGTGATGCTTCAGATTCTTTCGAGGCTGATTATGGTCAGATGCTACAACAAATTGTGAACATTGATGTAATTAGGGAAAA AGCTGCACTTCTGCATACGAAAGGGAAGTACGTTGTGAATGAAAAACGTCTCCTTAAGTTGTTCAGCCACAAGTGCCCGTCATGTGGTTCTAAAGTAAGGATGGAGAAGGTCACCCATGGGGTGCTCATCATCTTGAACCAACAGTGCCTTCAGTGTGACTACAGCAACCAATGGAAAAGCCAAGTCAATGCCAGCGTCCCAACGGCTGAAGATCAACAGCTGACAGAAGTAGTAGAAGTAGACCTAACTCCAGAGACCCAACAG ACGGTGTCAACAGATGACAACAGCCAAACCTTTTCTGACGAGAAGAGGGATTACACGGGTGAAACGGAGGAATCAGATGATGAAAGTGACAGGAATTCAGACGAGGATTGGAATCCAGCGGAGGATCTTCTTATGGCTAACGAGCTTCATGATGAATCGGAGGATGAAaccggagaggaagaggaagaagatgatCTTCCATTTGCGTCCAAATACAGTCAGCTCTGCACAGAGTGTGGGAAGTTTTTTAACAAACAGAAGCCTCACACATGTGAGCACAAAATGAAACCCTACGCTTGCAATGTTTGTGGAAGACGATTCATTAGTGACACCGCGCTAAATCTTCACAGCAAAATCCACGATGCAAACTATGAACTTCCATGCAAATACTGCCAcgttacattcaaaacaaaggTGGACAAAATCACCCACCAGCAGATCCACCTAAGTGAAGAAAAGCCCTACAAATGTCCCGACTGTTCAGAGACATTCGCCACCAATAAGCAACGCAGAATCCACCGGGAGGATCACGGAGGCCCCCCACAGTTAAAATGTCACATCTGTGGGATTGAATTTACCCGACCCTACATTCTCCAGAGACACTTAGCGGtgcacacaggagagaagccgtTTAAGTGTTCAGTGTGCCAACGGGGCTTCAACCAGCCAAGCCACCTGAAATCCCACATGCGTCTGCACACGGGGGAGAGGCCTTTTAagtgtcagcactgtgacaaaagCTTCAATCACAACGTGAGCTTGAAGAGTCATGTCCAGCGTTACCACTCATCCAATTCTGGACATGAACAGAAGACAGGTAAAATAAACCAAACTGTAAGCGACAGCGGTCACGCTCAGGAGAATGTGAACATGAGAGGAGCAGACTTTGAACGTGATAAAGATGTGAAGCTGCAGAAGCAGAGCAAAGTTATGGCAACACGTAAAAGAAGGAGCTCAGGTAGACCCATAGGAAGGCCCAAGAGAAATGTCGCAGGGAACGTGGTTCCGGCTGGGGAAATGCAAGGCCAGCCTTTAAACACTAAGACTGCCAGAGATAAGGTGCGGAAGTTACAGAGAACGCGCTGCAGTGATGAAGAAAGTGAGGATGAGCCGACCGAAAGCGACGTGTCCTTTCACtcaacagaggaggaggaagaggagagtaGCGAGAAAGTGACAATGAGAGTAAGCAAACCAAGAGGAAAGGCAAAACATTCTGACGGCGATTCTGATTTTGAaccacaagaaagaaagaaaaagaggtaCAGCCGCCAGACTAGTGGTAAAAGCTCGGGGAAGGGAAGGGGAAACCCAAGAAAGAATCAAGTAGTGAAAGACatgtaa